The following are encoded in a window of Polynucleobacter sp. VK25 genomic DNA:
- a CDS encoding AlpA family transcriptional regulator, translating into MKRFVQLLRIAEVSKKTTLAKSTIWLKVARQEFVAPTRIGGICVWKESDVDDWIESHFQAEKGVAA; encoded by the coding sequence ATGAAACGCTTTGTACAACTGCTTCGGATAGCCGAGGTATCAAAAAAGACAACGCTTGCTAAAAGCACAATTTGGCTAAAAGTAGCCAGACAAGAGTTCGTAGCTCCTACGAGGATTGGTGGCATTTGCGTGTGGAAGGAATCGGACGTAGATGATTGGATCGAAAGCCACTTCCAAGCAGAGAAAGGGGTAGCTGCATGA
- a CDS encoding YciI family protein, whose amino-acid sequence MIYAIMLMDKPGTADLRIQIRPEHRAYLAQLSDRMAFAGPLTSEDGKTTLGSLIAIDFPSRADVDAWLKDEPYTKAGVYEKPIVHVFNNMWEQKAGFPPAK is encoded by the coding sequence ATGATCTATGCAATTATGTTGATGGATAAGCCTGGTACAGCAGATTTACGAATTCAGATTCGCCCAGAGCACCGCGCTTATTTGGCTCAACTTTCAGATCGCATGGCTTTTGCAGGGCCACTCACATCGGAAGATGGCAAGACTACCCTCGGCAGTTTGATTGCAATTGACTTTCCTAGTCGCGCAGATGTCGATGCATGGCTAAAAGATGAGCCTTACACTAAGGCTGGTGTTTATGAGAAGCCTATCGTTCACGTCTTCAATAATATGTGGGAACAAAAAGCAGGTTTTCCACCTGCGAAATAA
- a CDS encoding site-specific integrase: MTIKLDYQTVKNLKTPGRYTDALVKGLHIWVKLNGTKYAIFRYNYNNKQHNICLGSFPSLSISEARIKAQQLRDQIDSGVNPMDIKNAAKKQSEQVQAQKITFREFAAECIKTKRAEWTNQKHGDQWEYTLEEFAYPIIGDKHLDEITMEDVLEILTPIWTTKTETASRLRGRLEWVLAAATTRKLRSGINPAQWKNYLQTILPAPNKVKKVVHHKALPYRQVPELIANLREMTTMASLALEFTILNASRTGEVIDGLRSEVMGDIWTIPASRMKARKEHRVPLCQRSLDILAIAKAMDGESKYLFSVKGKKLTNMAMPMMLRRAKLDATVHGFRSSFRDWVSEETNHPSEVAEMALAHTITNTVERAYRRKDLLEKRRLLLSDWDSYCSCPISSNLIELKAT; encoded by the coding sequence ATGACAATTAAGCTCGACTACCAGACAGTCAAAAATCTCAAGACCCCAGGGCGTTATACGGACGCACTAGTTAAAGGCCTGCATATTTGGGTAAAACTAAATGGCACTAAATACGCAATCTTTAGGTACAACTACAACAATAAGCAGCACAATATATGCTTGGGCTCCTTCCCCTCGCTATCCATATCAGAGGCTAGGATTAAGGCACAACAGCTCCGCGACCAGATAGATAGCGGCGTCAACCCAATGGATATTAAAAACGCTGCTAAGAAGCAGTCTGAGCAGGTTCAGGCCCAAAAAATAACCTTCAGAGAATTTGCTGCTGAGTGCATTAAAACGAAGCGCGCTGAATGGACGAACCAAAAGCATGGAGACCAATGGGAATACACGCTGGAGGAATTTGCCTACCCTATTATTGGAGATAAGCATCTGGATGAAATAACCATGGAGGACGTACTTGAGATTCTTACGCCAATATGGACAACAAAGACTGAGACGGCCTCTAGACTGAGGGGTCGGCTTGAGTGGGTTCTAGCCGCTGCGACAACCCGTAAGCTTCGGTCTGGGATCAACCCCGCCCAATGGAAAAACTACCTTCAGACCATTTTGCCTGCGCCCAATAAGGTCAAAAAGGTTGTCCACCATAAAGCGCTACCTTACCGCCAAGTACCCGAGCTAATAGCGAATCTTCGCGAAATGACCACAATGGCTTCTCTAGCCCTAGAGTTCACAATACTTAACGCATCCAGGACTGGTGAGGTAATTGACGGACTTAGATCGGAAGTAATGGGTGATATCTGGACTATCCCGGCCTCAAGGATGAAAGCCCGTAAAGAGCATCGTGTTCCGCTATGCCAAAGATCTCTAGATATATTGGCTATTGCAAAAGCAATGGATGGCGAAAGTAAGTATCTCTTCTCGGTTAAAGGCAAAAAACTTACTAATATGGCAATGCCCATGATGCTCCGCCGCGCAAAGTTAGATGCAACCGTGCATGGATTTAGATCCTCGTTCAGGGATTGGGTATCCGAGGAAACAAATCACCCCTCCGAAGTGGCTGAAATGGCCCTAGCCCACACAATAACCAATACCGTAGAAAGAGCGTATCGACGAAAAGATCTTCTTGAAAAGAGACGTTTACTATTAAGCGATTGGGATAGCTACTGCAGCTGCCCCATATCGAGCAATCTAATTGAACTTAAAGCAACATGA
- a CDS encoding DUF1080 domain-containing protein, whose amino-acid sequence MNTFLKKLTAALFCLATLSIGGIAQAQNSDGFTDLIDGVSLNGWNIVGNASWVIGNGIVEGNKPSGFLVSTKSYKNFVIKAEFYAESNTNSGIFIRCQDPNKVSAANSYEINIWDTRPEQAYATGAIVDIAKVDPVPKAGGRWNTMEITANGSNFKVMMNGVVTVANGQDSKFTEGPIALQSAGGLIKFRKLQIKPL is encoded by the coding sequence ATGAACACATTCCTTAAAAAACTGACCGCAGCACTTTTTTGTCTTGCTACCCTTTCCATAGGGGGCATAGCACAAGCTCAAAATTCCGATGGCTTTACCGACCTGATTGACGGTGTGAGTTTGAATGGATGGAACATCGTAGGTAACGCAAGCTGGGTGATTGGTAATGGCATTGTGGAAGGCAACAAACCTTCAGGGTTTTTAGTCAGCACTAAGTCTTACAAGAACTTTGTCATCAAGGCAGAGTTTTATGCTGAGTCCAATACGAATAGCGGTATTTTTATCCGCTGCCAAGACCCTAATAAAGTTTCCGCAGCCAATTCTTATGAAATCAATATTTGGGATACGCGCCCTGAGCAAGCTTATGCAACTGGTGCAATTGTGGATATCGCCAAGGTAGATCCAGTCCCTAAGGCTGGCGGGCGTTGGAACACCATGGAGATTACTGCCAACGGTTCCAACTTTAAAGTCATGATGAACGGCGTTGTTACGGTAGCCAATGGCCAGGATAGTAAATTTACAGAAGGCCCTATCGCCTTGCAATCAGCTGGCGGTCTTATTAAATTTAGAAAGCTGCAAATCAAGCCGCTATAA